ttttcccggattgattaattgatttgtATCTGGcttagaatttttcactcatattgagacatcaccaagaccggtgtttaggcctatgctcggcgcttacggccattgagcagtgagggttctttagcgtgccacacttactgtgacacggttcatccgttttaaggtcatctccgaggacccgtgttcacacctgatgccgagcgtttggcgatggaactgtcactacctgttttaacgacttaggtttgtcgcggccgggatttgaaccccggccttccgcatgcggggcgaacgctctaacctttCGGCCACCGCAGGTGTTTTGTTTGCCAATAAGAGATTcttgagtccaaatttcgctgtgatttggtgcatgatatgaatatctaataaaacatgcctaaaagattcagatacaaacattctaaatttttagaaaaaatatttataaaaattgaaaacaatatttgctaatatttttttaatctacggataaaatcttcaaaaaacatgtcacttaGAAAAGATATGTATCGAAGAAATGAAACGAAATTACCaaattttagatataatcaCTATTTTGAAACTGGAGAAAAAAttaccgatcccgatcaaaattggTAGAAATCACTAAAATATTATATTGTTGCTGGTTGTATGCactgttcatcaagaaattaatTTCCTATATAAAGTAGtttttgtaaaccattttacatcaaaggAATGAAGTTTTCTGATTATaatgttctctatgactactttttttataattccgatcgggATTGGTTCATATTagaaaaatcgtaatatttctgaattttgaacatttcatttcaatttctctttaaaatatatttctgtcatatatctttttaggtcacctgagtaaactcaactcaggtgacctattgcaattggttgtcgtccgtttacaacattttaaacttcttttttATAACTACcagttcaattcttttcaaattggtatgaagcatctttggaacaagggggacatacatttcaggactccagcattcctggggccttaggggcagggcaaaaactgcccaaaattgaccaattttcaaaactcttcttctcaagaaccgcacgtgtaataaaaactaaatgcattgtgatggagagcaagaaggcctctaccaaaattgtaaatttcatggtccctggggtagTGGTTCTGACCACAGGACGGGgacaaacttgttatatagtgttttatgtgtaaaacacttagataacatCTCTTTAGTGCTATTAATACTATATTCAAACTACatagatatttagaatgagcaggtagtcctttaccaaaattgtaaatttgatgatcccaggggtagtggttttggtatcagggtggagacaccccccccccctctagatccacGCATGAAGGGggtcataaattgtaaattacaggattcctgcacccctaggGTTTATGgtatttccataaaataaaacCTTGGTCACCGAtacatttgtatgaaattttctACACAGATGTATATGGAAGCCAAGGGTACAAAAACTCTATTGAATACAGttggtttttggtttttttattaGAAAGTGAATGCAGTTATCGGATGAATACACTCAtaacgtacatgtattacatgatTCCGGTTTTCTTTAATACGTAAATTCAATCATAAAATAGAGTTGATATGTCTTTAAACTCATCAGGAAATATGACACTCCTCCTTCGTATTCTAATTTTAGAGAGCATGGATAAAGGTAAACAAATCGGAAATAAGTAGTCTTCGATCACATTTTCAAAACTCCCAGGGGTAAAAGTTGCATCAATTTTAGCAGATTGGCGTTTTGTATTTCTATGTCAGGTGATAGATGATTTGTAAAATGTTTGATAGTTaagattatttgaaaaaaagaaaattgcgGTTATCGGCCATCTTGAATGGGACGTTGACTAGATGAGGTCACCTCGTAAAAGCCGCTACGAAAACTTCTTTGAAAGTCCTTGGAAAGAAATGCATATAATACCGGATTGATACAGCTGTTGATGTAGGACATGCAGTTGGCGACCATCAAAATAGCCGTAGATTCCATTGTCTGTTCATAATGAGTAAAAGTTTTGACTATACACATCACTTGAATCGGTAGCCAACAAATGGCGAATGCCACGACGAAAGCGACCACCATTCTAATCACCCTTCTCTTTCTATGGAGGCTCCTCCTTCTCTGGTGCCTAGTTGCGGTAGATCGGTGCAACATTCTTTTGAGCAGAAACCCATACAATACACATATCAGAGTTAGCGGGAGTACGTAACCAAACACAAAGAAACAACCGTAGAAAACTTTTAACATTATTTTACTTCGAAGACCCGCCAGATTCAAACAAGACGACCTGTCAAAACCCATCCACTGGTAGTGTAAAATGCCATATTGCAAAAGAATCGGAACGTTGCCGCAAAGGATTAGAGTCCATGTGATACCGAGCAGAAGACAAGTGTTTCGAAAATttcttatttgttttgaaaGCACCGGATGAACAACAGCAATGAATCTATCGAGCGACAAAAGCACCAGTGTCCAGATACTAACATATGCGCATACATGCGTCATAAAATTCACTATTTTACACCACACGTTCCCAAATGGCCAGTAGGACATCGCATAATTCGCTGCTGTAAACGGTACACAAAACACAAGGAAAAGAAGGTCGGCGGCGGCAAGACTGACAATCAGGATATTAGTCGTGTTTTGTAATTTCTTCTTTGATAAGATCACAAACACATGTATGACAAGTGCGTTTCCTACTATTCCCAATACTGCTATTAATGCAAATGTTATTGGTATTAGATATCGAacaagattttcaaattttaagaaCTTTTCTATGTCGACATAACCTGGATCTTCTGAGATCGTTTCGTTGTTGCACGAGACGTTTTGCATAGTTTAATCAGAAGTCGTTGAGCAAAATTAAATCTGAAGAAGAGATATAATTTAAAGATTAAACCCTGTAAAATATAACAAATACACGCATTCGGGATATTTGTGCTGTGATGTGATATAAAACAAGttatttgatatttcttttcaaTCCATAGTTGTGTGATATTTTCAATAGGAGATTTAGAAAATAATAAGCATTCATTCTTCAATTTAAAAGCAATTATAGTAAACATACACATAAGGTGACGTAACAGGTGAAAtcttaaataaaacaaatgtctcaacgaaaaaacaaaacaatttcaaGTAAGAAAATGATATACTTACGACTTCTTATGAAAGCTATGGCGATTCAGTATTTGATGAATTTATTGATAAAGCCGCATGAAAAAACAATTAGCAATAATTAACACGTGCTAACTGCTCTGGACATTATTGGCTGACGATTGTCATCCTACCTgccatatacactgtacatgtactaattaaaTCGACGCGTGCGCATGAAAACTACAAGGTTTGTTAGTCTCCAGTCGGTAAAGCAGATATCATGTGTACTCTGTCCGTCCGTTATAGCTTACTTTTCCGGACTTTTTCCCGCTATGCTTTCATTTAGGAAATCGAAATTTCGGTacctaaatatatatatatatatatatagagagagagagagagagagagagtatgtATATCCGTACGGATTTATATCACTCTATCAGCAATTATTTGAGCTCCTGTTTCTGTTGGTTGCCCATTTACTAATGTTTTTGATAATAAGATACGATGGTAGTGTTACTCAACAATGAAGCTTGGATTTGGTGCTACTATATCTCTAAATGATATTCGAGAAAATTTagcagaaataaaaacaaaatgatctcaAGAAAACCCTTAAAGATAAACAAGAAACATTAGTCAATTATTAAGAAGCCAAAGCAACTAAATAGCAAAGAAATCAGTTCAGAAGTAGAGAAaagatgcaaaataatgtaagGATTAAGCACGAAAAAAATTATAGCATACTgagaaatataaaattaatatagatACACCTGTCTCAAAAATATACcgaaactttgaaaatgtgtCTCATTTCTATTACATTGACGTAGTTAAAATACGCAAGGAACACAAATTTCcggaaatattcataaaatatacCCCTTTAATAATATATGCAGACATGCGCAGAAGTAGTTCCGAGTGGATACGAACGTGAAACGAACCGCGttgaaaatgaatgaattatatttcacattttaaCTATTATTTTCGCTTTAAAAAACTagtaatcatttaaaaataaataaaaaatattttcttgataatTCCTTTATGAAAAGTAACTTCCTGTTTAGCGTTGCCAAGTTTACGTTAGTTACCATGCGTGTAACAAGTATGGCGATGCGGGAGAacttaaagaaaacaaatgttaacattttaaaatcaataacgAAAGATCTTGGCATCGAGTGTAACAAGAAAAAAGATGATCTAATTTGCGATATTCTTGCAAACAGTACTTCTACagatgctctctctctctctctctctctctctctctctctctctctctctctctctctcccattGTTGAGGTATTTTCTTCCTCTGACCCTGCACTTACGTAGTTTAAAGAACATTTGCCACCATTCAACAAGGCTTGTTATCAGCTGTTAGGTTCATCAAACAATGTGAAACCACCTGCCATTTCATCTTCATCTTTGTATGAGTTCATTATTTCGAGGACAAGACAGGGAGGTCAGAgtattaacaagaggcccacaggccttatcggtcacctgaatactagtgaaaaagtatcactacttccatgggctatgaaatctagaaaaaattcctgttctgaatatctaagctaaattctaatgttcagcaacagtataatacaagatgtgttcttaaaacttcactgtcttcaaaagtgcatacactgatggaaggctttaaataataggtgtattaatacatgactaatttggactcatccttaagtcagtaccctgggttttgattggaattcactattttttgtacatccttttctgctattcctaagtatgcatttagatttgatACAGTATCTGCAAACTTAcacatatatactatatactaagtttgaccccaccctggggtcagaacccttactttggggatcatcaaatttacaatttaggtaaaagactacctgctctatccatttagtttcaatttagtatcaacagcactaaataagatgttatttaagtgttttacacataaacgctatataacaagtttggccccaccctgggatcaaaacccctaccccggggatcatgaaatttacaattgtggtagaggccttcctgctctccatcaccatgcatttagtttttcttacacatatgcggttcttgaggagaagagttttgaaaatttggggcagtttttgtccccgccttaaggccccaggggtgcaggaatcctgaaatttacaatttatgtccctcttgttccaaagatacttcatactaaatatgaaaagaataggaatgatagttatcaagaagttaaaaatgtctattgttcacacatttgataactaaccattttggccccaccctgataccaaaacccctacccctgggatcatcaaatttacaattttggtaaaggactacctgctcattctaaatatctatttagtttgaatatagtatcaacagcactaaagatgttatctaagtgttttacacataaacactacataccaagtttggccccgccctggggtcaaatcCCGTACCTCGGggttcatgaaatttacaattttggtagaggccttcgtgttctccatcaccatgcatgtagtttttgttacacatgtgcggttcttgaaaagaagatttttttgaaaatttgtcagttTGGGACAGTTTTTtccaggggtgctggagacctgaaatttacaattatctcccccttgtcccaaagatacttcataccaaatttgaaaagaattggactggtagttatcaagaagaagttaaacatgttcaattgttaacggacgacgcacgacgacggacgacaaccgattgcaataggttTAAAAACTTTAAAGGGCTGGACAAGTCTCTGAAACATTTTGATGCAGGATACATTAAGTATTGCCAACGTAGGTAGAACTCCTccatatgatttttaaagagatattatttgatgtaatttgtcgttataattatattttcgaCATAAAATACTAGCTATAGTATGTCTGCATTATTGATTAAATTCATGTGCACCTAATACTGATAATTGTGTCATTATtaagaaagaaatgttttagacTCTTACACGGGTGCATTGTGGTTTAATATTGATGACACTACAGTTTACGTAAAGGCCTTTTGTTTGGCTTCTATGAAAAAGCAGATATATCAGGTTTACCTTTGCATGACAAATTCCGGCATCACAAGCAAAGTGGACCTTGCATATTGCCAGTGCCCCATTGAGTTAGTATTAAGTGTTTTACATCAAGCAGTTAAAATCACTGTACTTGTATACActtagaaataattaaacaattaatatatatttaacatTTCCATCAAATTAACATTTTACTGTAGGTTAGCTCAAGCTTGTAGCCATATTGGTGGGTTGCTTTTTGCAATATGCAATGGTGTCTTTACATCATCCCAAGGAAGTGATGAGAGCTGTACATCAACACTTTGTACATGGAAGATGCCAAGGTCGGTCAATCAGAAACCAACACCACTTAGCACTCTGAACCTGTCAAAGCCTCATACCCAGTTAGCGAGGATAATGTTACAGTAACCTCTTCCCTACCACACGTATCAGCCATGGCTAAATTTGATCCTCGCTATTCAGAAGATAAGAAAAATGACACTGACTGGTCTCTGCAGCAGTTTGCAGAATTGGACATTTTCCCTCAAACGGGTATTGATTGCAGACATGTTTACCCTTTCTAACTGATGTCACATTTCAGTATTTGCAGTAGTTTGTCAGTACAAATGCAACTCGGCTTTATATTAGACCCTTTTTTCATGTGAAGAACTCCTTGTTCTATAAATATTAAGCACTGACTATGGATGTCACTGTTTGCTGTCCACTGttgctttcatattttacatttgCAGTAATTCTAATTCTTTTAGATCATTCTATAAATTTGTTGCATTTCACACCATAGCATTTTAAGCCTTGTCATTTCAATGAAGCAAGTGCACACATGTATAttagataaataaattttaattttattcttaatacaaatcattcaaatatatacctgtatagTCTTAATGTGATATACAGGCATATTGCATGAGACATTAAAGTATCATAAtgatcttttaaaatttaaaaagaaactcCTTAAAGTATAgtctagtttaaaagaaaatccaaatgaaatgtacactcaacaatttaaaaaaaatgttttaaataattaGGCATGGCACATATATATGTGGAACATTCCTGACTCCAGAGCACCAACTGCAGTGGACATTGAAATGGAGGTTGAAACATCTGTTCACCCACTCCAcctgaaaatggaaaaaaaatgatattctcTAAAAACAATGGTAAGCCATAAAAATACTTTCCGGggtatattatttatatacagaGTAAAATGATTATAATACATATAAGTTAGCTTGATAGAggcatatttgtttaattttctaGTTCCACCACCTATGATAGACCTGGAGTTAGTGAGCTATATAGAAGAGCACACACGAGCACAAATACTTAGTGACCTATGGAAAAAACTACTCTCGGAAAAATCATTAGTTCCATCTTTGATGATGTTCTTCAATCAGGAGACAAACCTACATCCCTTATCCAACAGATTTTGTATGGATAAAATTTTGACAAGTAATTCCATTTTTCAACAGTCTAAATGACGCAGAGcatcataaaactgaaatcgAATATTTCACTTAAGATTTAATACTTTATATTAATGCTGAAAATTAATCAACAAAATTAGAAACAAATATCTACAATTTTAGATACTCTAAGTTACCACTTGCTGTACAATGGGGAATTGACCATGAAATGGAGGCAAAGGGAGACTATCTACAGATCAGGAGAGCTATTCAAATAGAAACTGAAGTACAGGCATCCGGTCTTACTTTGTGTTCAACACATTCTTTTCTAGGGGCTACCAGTGATGGGAGAGTGGTTGATAATGAAGGTACTGGACTGCTAGAAATCAAATGTCCATTTTCCATCTCAGGACAAAATGTAACATTGTTGGGAATATCTGACATTATGTCAATGAACTCAAAACAGTTTTGCCTTAAATTCAGCGAACTGGGcccaacatttaaaaaatcgcATAAATACTATGCACAAGTTCGGGGTGAGATGGCCATCATTGGGCTCCCCATGGTGGACTTTGTTGTATGGACGGCAGCAGAGTCCGACAACATTTTTATTGAGAGAATTTACTTCAATGAACAATATGTGAAACATGCTACCAAAATTAGTGGAGTTTTACATAAGGCATATTTATCCATTATTGTAAAATTGTTggaaatatatgtattttcaatttgaaaaattgaacCTTGCATATAACTATTtgtaatgtaaaaatatatacttttacAGCACTTACTCAAGTCTCGTCTGTGGTTTGCTTCTTTCTATCAACAAGTGGGAAATTCAAATTCGTTAACCAgcaacaaatttgaaaaaatttacTTATGAGAGGCACAATACTAAGGGGGAGCACTCCTTCCAAAATGTGGAAATTCTTTACCCGTCTCCgtagccgagtggttagagcatcgcgctcaaaatcacacggcctcttacctctgctcggcgcgggttcgaatcccgctcgcgccggtaagtgagaaagtttcccagtttacttgcggaaggtcggtggtctcttcccaggtacactGATcttggttctctcttccaccaacaaaaactgggcgccaccagataactgaaaaattgttgagtgtggcggaaaacatcaatcaatcaatcgtcaCATTGCACACCTATAATTTGTGATTAACTATAAATATTGTAACAAAATTCAATACCTATAATTTCTACTGGAAATgcataaaaattacacatattattGAGagtaaactttaaaaattttcatcctaccaaaaataaactgttaactgATGGCCAAATGAGTGATTTATTCAAATCTTTGGTTATATCAATCTGTTGTTACAAATGTATAGTTGTACAGCTTAAGTATTCCTTTTTTTTCAGTCCAGTCTTAATTGAATCACATGCGAGATGAATGTTAACATAATCTGTTGGGATGGCAGATGGATCCTCATAATTGCTACAACATTTATCTGTAGCCTCTTCTGCTCTGGACGAACAATATGATCCATGAGCCAGCAGTGAAAAATGAAGTCTTGCTATCTCCCTCTCCTTTGAGATCATTTCTTCATATTCTTTTTTCTAATGAAcgaaaaaaattctaaattatatttattaaatgcATAATTGACACAATTTAATTCtaatcatttaattgatagtattctCAACTATGCATATTATCAGATATAAACACTCATATATTATAATCAGTTGGCTATATTTTTAGAGGTGTGAACTAACTGAAACACTTGAATGTTCATCCCACCCCAACCCCTTCATTAAGATTTCAATTCTGATTAATAATTTcttaaattgtatattttattcaacaCATTTACATAACATTAATAACAATTCATTGTAGTTACTTGTCATCTGTATATTGCGTAAATTGATACACACTTACACAGACACTGCCTGGAACCTCCCGCCTACACACACACTCCTTTTCACTGTGGAAAAAAGCAAAGTTTCgtatattaatattaaaattcctcatatatcatacatttacatacatttcaaattaaatcTGTATTGCTCTTTGTCCAACGTGCATGTACTTTAATAAGTATAGATCTCAGAATcagtttggtttttttaatgcTGGGCATACCACGATCACAAACATGTACATGGAATAGGTTTATCATATATACCTTTGTTGATTCACGATCTGATCGTCTCTTTtctctctacatgtatatcttcctCAGATCGAATGTCTCTGTAGGCAAATAATGTGGGGCCGTAATTGTCATCACTGGAGTCTTCTCCGTGCCACCCATAGAGAAAGTGATCGGAACAGATCCATGAATGGCTGCTTGGTTCCCATTTCTCTCGATTAACTGCTTTAATCAACACCCTACGTTTCCTTTTATCTTTGGGAAAGCGAAAGAAATTTACCCTCCTCGATCTCGAGTCAGCATTGCAGACATTGTGACATTTGTATACCCAACAGGTTTTAACCATTTCCTTTGTGTCGCTACAGACGCTGTATCCACTCGGAAGTATTTATACGCATGCGCCACTACTGCGGGACAGATACGTTAAATGAGCTTATTTAACCACTTTTGAAGATATTTGAATAGGTCTGCATAATATCACCactttaaagagacactacagctcattttccacattttaataaagtgttttttaaagcacgtattgataaaatgataaataacatATCGATACTGATTTGAACAattggatgcatcaatttactctcaactgcgctttgaagatcgtccggaattcaaaggtttcttcatgctgactcggacaattgaatgcttatttacatcacgtggttctGAATGACAggaaaggtgttgtgtaggaaattatttaaattccccttcaagggggtccacactcacctttcaagtataagattattccctgctccttataataagtaattatataaatcattgttTCAACAGAAGCCCTCCCATGTTCcaatt
This genomic window from Ostrea edulis chromosome 4, xbOstEdul1.1, whole genome shotgun sequence contains:
- the LOC125669051 gene encoding allatostatin-A receptor-like; protein product: MQNVSCNNETISEDPGYVDIEKFLKFENLVRYLIPITFALIAVLGIVGNALVIHVFVILSKKKLQNTTNILIVSLAAADLLFLVFCVPFTAANYAMSYWPFGNVWCKIVNFMTHVCAYVSIWTLVLLSLDRFIAVVHPVLSKQIRNFRNTCLLLGITWTLILCGNVPILLQYGILHYQWMGFDRSSCLNLAGLRSKIMLKVFYGCFFVFGYVLPLTLICVLYGFLLKRMLHRSTATRHQRRRSLHRKRRVIRMVVAFVVAFAICWLPIQVMCIVKTFTHYEQTMESTAILMVANCMSYINSCINPVLYAFLSKDFQRSFRSGFYEVTSSSQRPIQDGR